In Sphaeramia orbicularis chromosome 5, fSphaOr1.1, whole genome shotgun sequence, the genomic stretch CGTCCACTCACACACTGCAGCACCACCCTCGACCCAGCGGGGGCGCTCACATTGTAACCTGCTACCActacactgctgctgctgtcagactgACCAGACACTGATGGACACAGAGGAGACAGACTTTACATGtccacaagaaaaataaaaaatcaaatggaAATTACAAATGCAGATGAACAAACATGCACAACACACCTGCAGCGACAAGACAGACCACAGGGactaaaacagaagaaacaggaaCAGGCTGATTACTTCAACAGATCCTGACATTtgagtactttttaatgtctaTTTCGGGAGAAGGCTCAATAAACATCTACAGAAATGTGTCACATTAGTAAAATAACCCATCATAAATAACATTTTTCAGTGATATGTAGTTCAGAGTTGAGCAGCTGATGCTTTATTTCATTATTCTATCTAGTGACGCCTGATGCCTTTGACTCCTGACTCAGTGAAACTCATCTGTCAGGAATGTGTGAGTATGAGGCTGAGGTGGACAGGTCTGGCTTTAATATCAGTCGGAAAGTAACCAAGGAGCCAAATCATCTGCCTCAGCATCAGccaagcaaaagaaaaaacatacttTCACCTTTTAATCATCGTCTTTACTTATCATTATTTGAAGCCTAGAATAAAACAaatgtgtcaaacatacggcctgcaggtcaaaaccggcccatcaaagggtccaatccagcctgtgggatgaatttgttaaatgcaaaaattacactgaagatattaactgtcaagggtgtgaaactcattatagttcaagggccacatacagtcaagaccagtaaaatactatcataataacataaataatgactttaatttttttttctctttgttttattgtaaaaaaaaaaacaaaaaaaagcaaaatcacatgaaaatgcattgtaaaattacaaactatcctttcacaacaacaaatatgaacaaactgaaataccTTTTGGCAAGTAAGTGCAAAGTTACTGATATtatgcctgatactaaatgtttcatgcctttatagatccactgtgatctgtaagttgtaatgcacatgtgtaaatgataaactgaggcatactGTTGTTAAAATTGGTCTTATTTTTCTGAGaaatttcatgttattcatgattcttcatattattcacattttttaaaggatagactGCAGCTGTGaacattttgatcatgtaattttaATTGGTTCACTATtaaacgtagagaaaagtttgaagttgacatcatttatgggttattatgttattattttagttaagatcattttgggctgtatgtggcccctgaactaaaatgagttaaacaCCCCTGGAATAGAAGGGAATTAACATGATTTAAAGGCATTTAAAGGCTGTTTTATTTCTGGTGATGCTGTTATTGGTTGTTTTTGTATTAGCACtcttctctcctttttttctctctagttgttttgttttgtcagatGCACAACCACCTGTATCTAATGGTAAACAATGCAGCACCAACTGGAGTCTACTCACTGTGAATCAGGAGGAAGGTCTGGAGGATAAAGTCCTCTCTGTCGGTCTTCATGGTGACAACTGAAAGGCTTAGAGGAAACTTGTCAAGGCTGGACACCTTTCAGACGGACCTGAGAGTAAGAAAACAGGCTGTGTTTACCCATCCGCAGCAGTAGACGGTCTCGGTTTGGTGAGGGTTTAGACTGTTGGAGAAAAATGCATTAGGCAGAGCCACGACAGAGCTTCGCAACAGAACCAAAACAAGACCAAACCGAACTGATCCCACCCGGGAAATGCAACCCGACACCGGCGGCCTGTGTCCCCTCCTCAAACACAACTCACATGAACTTATTACAGGGCAGCATCTCAGGGGAAACATTAGAAAGAACAGGCTGGAAGCTTTTTGTTTTAGAATGGGTTTTCTTTTGTTCTGAAATTCTGTGTCAGTTATTGTAACTTTTTTACTGTAactaatttcagtaaaaaaaattaaaaaaaatgtaggtCAAGTTAACATCCTGATTTATTATTCACTTTAGTCCTGCCTAGGTCTTCTTTTATTATTGTTTCGATTATTTACATTGTCCTTTCATGCAGATTTTATCaatgagaagagaagagaagagaagagaagagaagagaagagaagagaagagaagagaagagaagagaagagaagagaagagaagagaagagaatgctTTTATTGTCCCACTATGGGGAAATCTGCATTTTGCAACAGCAAGACAGTACAGAACAAAATAAAGTGCACTCAGAtcaaacaataaatacaataaaagagattagagaaaaaaaatccctatCAATTATTTGCAGCATGCATGGGAAGAGTAGTTATGAATGACTGAATATATTAGAATGAGTAATAATCAGAGGATAGCAAGTTGTATATTgcacacaataaacacaataaaatttTCCCTCTTATtattttttgtcgtttttgtcCAGATATGCAGTTTCTTAtcagaattaaaattaaaatattttatatttttaaatatattcttGTGGATTAAACCCACAAAAATATAGGAAGAGCAAACATGTATATTAAATGGAGTACTTTTAACTTAAAGGATAAGGTAAGATTGTCATTTACTCTTATGTTATTCTCTTTTTAACAGAATAAATCCTTCTGTCATTGTCAAATTGCAGAAATCGCTAATTTATCTTTCATTACAAAGGACTATTAGCATATTATGTCTCCTTTTTGCCATAACATGCAACCACTAAAACTATATTGGTTGTATAATTATGTCTAACCAATTTACTGAAAGTCAATCATGTCACCAACCCTGCGCCTTTTCCAGCTCAGTAACGACCCCTGGTGGTTGATATGTTCCACAGTGGAATAGGGGAATGGGCtccatgcacagccccactacttcctcaacttcaggtgggtcctttgtttcctgtctttcattattggacacactgattattcCAGGTGTGTTTGCTACTTGTTGGGACAACTGAttgattagacacacctggattaatcaatgtgtccaataatgaaagacaggaaacaaaGGAACCACCAGAAGTAGTGAGGTTGTGCATAGAGTCCACTGGATGTTCTATGACTGAAGTATTTCTGTATCTTGTTAGTAAATCCGTCCCGTTTTTTCTTTGGCATGACGTAAGACTGAAATATCGCTTCTTGTGTTTGAAAACATATCCTTCCCATACCGGGAGTCGAACCCGGGCCGCCTGGGTGAAAACCAGGAATCCTAACCGCTAGACCATATGGGACTGACATATAAACCGAAGACGTCTtcaacaacaaacaaagaaaactactaatgcacaggtgtcaaatatgcggcccgggggccaaatccggcccaccaaagagttcaatccggcccctgggatgaatttgtgaaatgcaaaaattacactgaagatattaacagtcaaggatgttaaaatcattttaggtcatttcagtctaaaaatgatcagaccagtaaaaaactatcataataacctataaataatcaaaactgtaaatatgtctctttgttttagtgtaaaaaaaaaaaaaagtaaaattacacaaatgtttacatttacagactagccttttataatttaaagtgtgaaaaacctgaaatttctaaagagaagtatgtggaattttaataatattctacctgttatttaatgttctgtgtatttgtaaatccagtgTGATCTCTAAATTGTGGTGCAcatctataaatgataaactaaggtgtaaagtttttaacattgcactttttttactTAAGAATGTTGAGGTtgctcatgtttgttcatgtgaagtttgagtacaattcctagatgtaaacattttcattatggaatttttcttttttcactcaaacgttattattctgttatttatttattttactggtctggcccactttagatcatattaggctgaatgtggcccctgaactaaaatgagtttgacacccctgtactaatggattatatatatatatatatatatatatatatatatatatatatatatatatatatatatatatatatatttttttttttttttttttgtttgttttgttttgtttttttgtttttgtttttttttttttgttttgttttgttttgttttgttttgcatttaaaTAATAAGCCTATATATTTGCTATCAGACTGCAATATCAGGCATTCTTTTATTAACCTGTGTTTAATCCTCCGGCGTTACTAGCCGTGGTTCAGCactccgtttaaatagggtcctgacctcttgtgtctgaactggggtcttaccctcacgaactaacccgaagaggtactactcagctgaacttattttggaacactcgcctgtcttctaactacctttaatcccaacctctgccccgctaaccctggtaccagaactgccaggagaaacccactctgtggtcagtaataataccagtccagttggtttttggtagctgttccacatggattagtgcacttgttacatgacaggtaataatttaaaagccaggaaaacaggctttcgggacataaaaTAGTAGGTGGATAAAGGCCAAGATACCTTTGACACCTttgatgttatgcacacaataaacctaaTGTTTTACATTCCCCAACATATTATGCCACACAGGGAAAtaactcaaggagaatttagaatttactttttataaatttattgtaggcaattttagcaaagcaaagcatatacataaatcatcaatcaattaatccctaataaaatcattaaactgaacttctaaaaccataaatcaatatcctgattattaaacctaaactgtcctcaattttccttacttcaacgcaatccctgttgtaatctctcaacccacagttcagccttgtgaaaatgtccctaattgttgcctcgcttgatgtcctcaaggggaagaaaaacataaaaataaaatggtgttgaaagtctcttttcttcaatccaaaattgaaagaaaatcaaaattggaaaagttctcaaatgaaaataattatttctctaacccgagtattaatcggaaaaagttacaaaaccggAGTATTCggataaaaatcaaaaattaaaacttaatcaatatcaaaaacgtaaataggaaaaagtcaagaagttagagaaattgaataaatgtagaaaaatcaaaaaccaaatttaatctaattactgtaaaaagtcaaaaggtaaaaattaatttaatttgcaaAGACAACCTCAACAGCTTGATCAGGGCTGCCGAGTTTTACCAAAAGGTGGTAAAAGCTCTTAAAATACAATTCTTGCCTTTAAGAGTCTTTGGTCCtttgtcatctgaagaaataggtctttgcttttaaaagttcgatccgtcgatgcaaagttattctatcagatgaacctccagcattatttgagaagtaagattaactccgaagccaatctgccatgctcctttcgggtctcaaaagagcatcgctcagagttatcttctctacgttttacaacgtagggcacgcaacttcttagagcgtctcgcacttctgaaaatgctataatagcggttctggtttttaaccaaactctaggcattacctcattgatgcctagacagttgacttcattgatagatgagtaatgtctaaatgcctctggcagaacttcccttttttaccggtcttgaccagttttgggtgcagaaaatagcctattgtttatgtcacttctcttttcttaacgttatcagttagcttcagctgcagatggctcGGTGCTGCTTACTTTACTTCTCCTTTTCTGCCGGACTTTGTCCTAACATGCCCTttcactgctttaacatgtctcaacttgtctcctctacacacagtagtcacaaatgaatcaacattcatttaaacattcttttcttagctatacttattgatcacattacatatatctaatttaatgcaatacatcagttcaaatcatctttttaatactAAGCTGTACTTTACATTGGTTAAAATGCTGGGTGTTACACTTCTTTATGAGGCCTTCTGGTGCCTGGTGTGACCTGTGGGGCCCTGACCTCTGCCTAACTTGACACCTGTTACGTGCCTTAAGTAATTATATTTATTAACTTGATTTGGATGTTTATATTTTCCCTTAGTGCTTATTTTGATTCAGTGTGGGTCCTAGGGCAATTTCAGTTCTTCTGTATGTGCTATAGACTTGACTTCATTGACAATAAAACAGACTTGGATTAGATTTTGACTCATTATGACAACAAGCCACATTTAAAAGTAATTATATAAAATCGTGgtttatttatattcattttatacCAGTATATAGCAGCATATGTTACATTTTTTTAACGCAGCTTTTCATTACTATTACGAAATAAACAATATCCTGCAAAATCCGAACCCTCAAGAGCGGAAcgtttctgttctgtttgtttccAACAGGGATTTTTATCCGTTACACCCAAAGACGCTTCCCCCGAAACAAGCGAACTCATTCAAGGGTCTGCGACTGGAGGTAAATTAGTCTAACAAGTGCATCGTTTTGTAGTATTTCCATTGAATACTTAATTCATGTCGTGTGGAATAAAGTTATAATGGTCAACTGTTGATGTTGGACGCATACGAACAATTTTTGTGTAGTTCTTTTACTGTTTGGCTGCGTCAGTTAGCTAGCACGCTTGCCAGGCACTACAGCTAACCTTAGCTAGCTAATCACCCGGTGTAACGGCAAGGACTTTGCTTTTTAAgccattttagttttttgtgtagTTCAAGAGTCTCATATGAATCCTGTTTACTTTGCAGGTCCTGTATCAAACATTAAAAGATGTTTTTGACAAGATCGGAATATGACAGGTAGGTGGTGGAAGCTGCACAAACTGCTTTGTCATATATTGTGCGTCTCTTGGTGAGAATGAATGAGAATCTCGATGATGTTGggaatttatttattcaatatttttaatTTAAGCAACAAAAGAAATGATCGAAGTACTTAGTTTTCACCACTTGTACCTTTGCCACTGTTTGTTTCAGGTAGCTAGTTAGTTAGCATCTCTTCGCAACAAGTTTGCTTTCGCtttcaatatttcttttttttttttcagttaaacttTATGTAATTAGATAAAACAAACTCTGGTTAACAATGTGATATTTAAAAGCCTTTTGCTTGAAATGGATAACACAAGGCCGTTGATAAAGTGAAATgtagtatttatttttatctgtttttcaaaCGGATatcaccagaaacaaatccaTTACAACACTTACTAGCACAACACgataaatgtataataataattgtaatactgatgttaatgataataataataataataataattatgattgAATTTTGTCTTTCAGAGGAGTGAACACTTTCTCACCTGAAGGAAGATTGTTCCAGGTTGAATATGCCATAGAGGCCATTAAAGTGAGTAGTACATCTAAATCACTTCAGTTTACTAATTCAGTGGTTCTTTCACATACCAAAGTTAAATTTGAAAACACTTGTCCATGGTGAAGCTCATAACTTGCCCCTGTCCTTCCTGGCTCTCCCAGTTGGGCTCCACAGCCATCGGTATCCAGACTTCCGAAGGTGTGTGTTTGGCTGTGGAGAAGAGGATCACCTCTCCCCTCATGGAGCCCAACAGCATTGAGAAAATTGTGGAGATAGACAGTCACATTGGTAAGTGAAAACACACAGTTAATGGCAAACACAGAATGAACCAGTCTCAAATTTTAATGCAGGTTAATGTTGTTGACATATGCAAACGTGAATCAGCTTCCAGTCAGCTTCAGTGGTATTTGAACATCGTGAGAGGTGCGATGAAATGTAATGcatattatttttaatgtttaattgtctGGACTTTTGTAaagtagagggaaaaaaatcaaaccaacaaaagaaaaaaagatagagTTGAAATGAAAAGTGTAGCTGTAGCTTCAGTAGTAAAGAATTCAATGTTGGTATTAGCGCTGTACCAGAGTCTGTGTAAGTCTGTGTCCAGGTCGTTGTTCATCCATTGTTTTAGAAGTTCATTTGGACCAGTTCTTcttgaaaacattttgtttctcatccaagagacttcattAGTTCTGAATTGTGTACCAGAGACATATTTTGATTGCGTGAAAAGGAgatataaactaaataaattatAACAAATAAGCAGTGTACTTTAAACATGTatcagcttttcttttttttataaagtaTGTCTGTAATCGAGCTTTGAATTGTCTCTTTCTCTAACTCAAAGGTTGTGCCATGAGTGGCTTAATAGCTGACGCCAAGACTCTGATTGACAAAGCGAGAGTGGAGACACAAGTATGTATGCATACTATTGTGATGTCCacagattatttaataaatgtaGTGTCTGCACTTACTCTGTTTATTGTTCTCCTCAGAACCACTGGTTCACTTACAATGAGACAATGACAGTAGAGAGCGTAACTCAGGCAGTTTCCAACTTGGCACTGCAGTTTGGAGAGGAGGACGCAGACCCTGGTGCCATGGTCAGTCATTCAGCTCAACTGTTTggagaaatgtctttttttctgatGCATAATAATTGTTATTGTGGGAGCATCAGCGTAACCTGACTTTCTCTTTCTGCTTCCGTGCCTTCGTCAATGCAGAGTCGACCATTCGGTGTTGCACTTCTTTTTGGAGGAGTAGATGAGAAAGGACCTCAGCTGTATGTATAGATTAATGGTGCAATACTCCAGAAAAGTCTGTATGTGTATATCTATAATTTTAAACTTTGCATAAACTTTGTTTTCTCTATCTCCAGGTACCATATGGATCCATCAGGAACCTTTGTGCAGTGTGATGCTCGGGCCATCGGCTCGGCATCTGAGGGAGCTCAAAGTTCCCTGCAAGAAGTCTACCACAAGGTATCCATCCCTGCATCTTTGCAAGAATAATCAGCTTATTGAATtataattcaattcaactttatttatagagcacgttTCATGCATAAGGTAGATtcagtgtgcttcacaacaggtatataacataaatacataaaaaaatgtagTTGGGTATGAAAACAAGcaaagtcaaataaacagtagaagaagggaatggcttaatgtcctgggcatcccccgtccttagaccctccttctcggcaagaaaaaactccaaaatcccagtgggaaaagagaaacctcgggaagaaccacagtgaaggagagatccactctcATGGACGGCCAGGCTATAGAtacaccaggactgatggacgtccatttgtggatgtagttccagtctgtaaagatgtagtagggtgggggcacatgagggggtccatctagtcagatgagacaggtgaggaggtccatccagacaggtgagggtgggggacgaggtctggggtcacaggtcaggacaggacaCAGATGAGTCATCTCAGATCCCATCGTCATTGGGCCCCAGgcggctacaactgaaacagtagccactcccccgaaGGGAAGTGGGGAAAAGGGACAACAGGTTAATATTGAACAGTCTAAGTAAACTATGAATTGGAAATTATAAGTACAGATAATGACTTCTGACTCAGAGCTTGATAACATTACTATACCTCATACACACATTAATTAtagaatttaaactgtaaaaaaaaataggttgAAGAGTAACATCTGTCCCTGTCCATATGTAACTGCAGTCGATGACATTAAAGGATGCCATCAAGTCGTCTCTCACCATTCTGAAGCAGGTGATGGAAGAGAAGCTCAATGCCACGAATATAGAGGTTTGTCTCTTTATTTTTTGACCTTTGTGTTGCTGCTGTTTGCTTTAAGATATTTGAAGATTAGCTGGTATTTCCATCTTAAGTACAGCCTAAAACTGTCCAGTGCAAACTTTCCCTGCAGATTTATTGGATTTTTGATTGACCACTTGAACAGTTTTGTTTTAACTGGGGTTGCAAAGTTTACATACCTGGGTTTAACATCCTTTTGTTGCTGTGTTTGTTATCTAGCTGGCAACAGTAGAGCCTGGGAAGACCTTCCACATGTATTCCAAAGAGGAGCTGGAGGATGTGATCAAAGACATCTAGAACTGAGAAGAAGAATAAAACTCAAACCAGGAATCATGTTGGTTTGAGTTTAGGCTGAAAATGAGAGTGCGTGGAAGTACACCTGGACTGAATGTCACAACACAACCACAACTTTCCATCAGCACAGTCTCCTTTTTGCTACAGTCAGATTTTCAACATTGCATAACAGGTTTCTCTTTGTCATGTGCTAATTTTCTTCTTGTCTCTCAGTCtctgtacagctgtgtactgacagCACTTTCCACTGAGGGGCAGGAAAACAGTTGGGGGGGATTTTTTTGTTACGAATCAGTACCACAATTAAACTTGTATTGTAAAAGATATTTGAGTGTTtgcatttcatatttttattttgtaaatgtgtCTTTACTGTCATAGTTGCATAACAGAGCGCGATGAGAGGATGTTTGCAGGAAAATACTGAACAGCAGACTCAGAAACTTGCACATTTTTCATCTATTATCAGATACTATATGTATATAAAACAAATTTGGAAGCACATACACTAACAAAAAGAGGTTTATTCAGTTTCAAATgaccatatatatttattttacatattttttgaagtTCAATTTTGGGTTATGTGGTTAGTTTTTCTAAACTGGTTATAAATCAATATTTTGTTTTACTAGTTTGTGAGGAAGAGAATTCATTGCCTAACCATTTGATCAAACTGATGGAACATAATTTGCAGATTATCTACACCAGTGGCTTTTTTTTTAGACTGCAAATCTGGAGTTATGAAAAAATATTGAGCCTTCTTTATAATTTATAACAGTGGCTAGTCATCCTGTGCCTTCTTATGATTATTTGGTTGTGTACATTTGCATTTCCATCATGATAATGCAATATTTGGTACATTTATGAAATCATGTAACTAACACATATAGCCCaataagtgggccagaccagtaaaatataagaagtaatgtcaaccccaaacttttctctgtttcagagtaaaaaagtaaaatcccattatgaaaatgttttcatctgcAAACTACCTTTTGCTTTAcatagacaaaaaaaacaacataataaaacagGTAACAGCAGATATTAATGTTGCACAACAAGAGCAAATACTATACATTCTTTTCATATGTTTCTATCAaacaaaagtttttggacaccttagaaattttacacaatctcaaatattatcatgaaatacttgcagtttttgtttgtgtgtatgtttcaaATATGTAGCTGtatcagacacacacaaaaaaatacaaatgattttttaaaatgtattcattGTTAACGtgttaaaataaaactaaattcctGACATTTTCCACATGTCATGGCCTAAATATGTTCCATTAtgctgctgaaacatccagttttgactttGATGGAACAATGCACATAACAGAAGagaacatgtgggtttggagaatgaaacaatacttggcagagttcaaggACTGATTCttgatgcaatatatcacaaatccatggggtgtccaaaatcttttttccaccactgtaataGACTTAAAGCCGTGGCATTTCTCACATCCTGACCACAATGAAATCTTTAAAGCTACAAACTGAAACTCTCTGTAAAAATACAACTGTGTTGAACTGctgaatgaacccataaagacccaaacatccatcaccgaccaaaactatctactgatcgaaactgtttaatacctgttgatccattaatcctatcagtccatgtaaataattggtgtaaaatgcagtttgtcatcttttcatggtcatcagatatgacccatttgaatgttcagaggcctatggagtttgatcagtgacagtggatggaaatgcttgatttatgttcagtagatagatagatacatagatagatagataggtagatagatagatagatagatagatagatagatagatagatagatagatagatagatagatagatagatagatagatagatggacggacggacggacggacggacggacggacggacggacggatagatCAGTTCGAAGTGGTCATGACTGAGACCGAGACCCCCCCGACCACTCAGTGATGAGTTGTACAATCTGATGGCCAGAGGGACAACAGCATTCCTGAGCCTGTTTGTGGAGCAGGTCTGAGGCAGTGAGCTGGAGCTGAACACACTCCTCTGCCTGATCATAATAGGAATGATGTAggaataataatatattttactgaaaaagtcactttttctgcagttttctcagtttttgatacaataaccctcaactttaatctaagtttttatgaacatctacatgatcagtgaattaaatacaggaaaatacctgatttatactgataaaatgcaaaatacagtcaGACATGGCAATTATTAAGTTTAAGGTTGTCCAACGGTTGCATTATTCTAATGACAGACGGTCTAAATCATACTCTAATGTTGCACCAAACTGTGCTAGATGGCAAAATTCTCCTGTTTCTTTGGGAcacatgttttggtcatgtccATCTTTGTATGGTTTCTGGTCTTCAATCTTCCAATCACTTTCAGCAATACCTGGAAAAAACCTGCAGCCTGACCCTTTGATAGCGATCTTAGTGGCTAGTGTAGTTAGTGATGAACTAAAGTTGTCCCGTCTCAACAGAAATGCAATTGCCTTTGCATCTTTGCATGCCCGCTGTCTGATATTGCTGAACTGGAAGGGGAAGAACCCTCCTGCCTATGTTCATTGGATTAGAGAGGTGATGTTAgttgtttgaatgtttttgttgttgtttaattttctcttgctgttttatgatgtgcaaattaaaaaaaaaaagatgttgggATTGCACCTGGAAAAAATTCAGTATACAGTACAtgggttggaggataaatatgacagaacctggtcacagttcaTATCTCATATCAAGAGCCTGCCTTTGGCCTGactatttgtttttacttaatgtatttatttttctttctttctctcatcCTAGACTTCTCAATGCCCAcactgactgctgggacttttttcttatgccagaggcCCAGAATGTTGGTGGTatgaccagaatgatcaacacagattggtttgagtctttttttttttttttgtctgtctgttttctgtacttgtgtaaatgtatttatttatttatttttttcttttggtgttctgtttgcctATTTgatacatgtgtgtttatgtggatgtatttgtggggatgccacctggattggg encodes the following:
- the psma5 gene encoding proteasome subunit alpha type-5; protein product: MFLTRSEYDRGVNTFSPEGRLFQVEYAIEAIKLGSTAIGIQTSEGVCLAVEKRITSPLMEPNSIEKIVEIDSHIGCAMSGLIADAKTLIDKARVETQNHWFTYNETMTVESVTQAVSNLALQFGEEDADPGAMSRPFGVALLFGGVDEKGPQLYHMDPSGTFVQCDARAIGSASEGAQSSLQEVYHKSMTLKDAIKSSLTILKQVMEEKLNATNIELATVEPGKTFHMYSKEELEDVIKDI